The following proteins come from a genomic window of Aequorivita marisscotiae:
- a CDS encoding efflux RND transporter permease subunit yields the protein MIKKFIERPVLSSVVSIIILILGVLGITTLPTTQYPEIAPPTVQVSANYPGANAATVLESVIVPIEEQINGVEGMTYITSTASNNGSASINVFFDQDVDPDIAAVNVQNRVARASSLLPSEVTQSGVITQKQQTSALMFLTVYSENENYDGTYIQNYLNINVLPELKRINGVGGVNVFGGKDYAMRIWLKPEKLAAYNLEPADITAAIREQSREAAAGSLGQNNAESFEYVLTYSGRYKEASQYEDIVIKSLGSGKFLTLKDVADVELDAQNYGSISFTNGNPGVSMAIYQTAGSNAQEIIRTVHEKFKVMEKDFPKGVKYIVNFDSNEFLEASISKVITTLIEAFLLVFLVVFIFLQDFRSTLIPAIAVPVSIIGTFFFLNLFGYSINLLTLFALVLAIGIVVDDAIVVVEAVHAKLEEGAQSALKATHSAMDDITGAIISITLVMAAVFIPVTFITGPTGVFYEQFGVTLIVAIIISAVNALTLSPALCAIFLKTHDEEVKKKNLLGRFFSKFNTAFTVTTNKYVRSLGFLYKHKWISGAFLILCVVGIVWASNTTPTGFVPDEDRGLIFANIELPAGASLDRTVGVTKELQEKIKNVPGIRDISLVNGFSIISGSGSNYGIGFIKLDNWSERKEDSKSVEAITGQLFGIAASIPDAKILFFQPPSVPGFGISSGFEMKVLDRTGGSFNDLSAATQTYLQELMQRPEIMYAQSSFNTDYPQYEIDVDITKTKEAGISVSSILTTLQGYIGSIYAADFSRYGKQYRVFVQALPEDRTSVESLNQMFVRNAMGEMAPITEFISLKRVYGPQSVTRFNLFNSASVNGAAAPGYSSGDAIKAVQEVSKNLPQEYTVAFSGLTREEISSGSQTTFIFILVLLFVYFILAAQYESFLIPFSVIFSVPVGVFGAYIVTKFAGLENNVYFQIALIMLIGLLAKNAILIVEFALQRRRTGLSRMNSAFEGAKARLRPILMTSFAFIVGLLPLVFASGIGARGNNAIGTGAVGGLLIGTIFGVFVIPILYIFFQWIQDKMNKTPDTFEVEIQDEK from the coding sequence ATGATAAAGAAGTTTATAGAAAGACCCGTTTTATCGAGTGTCGTTTCCATTATAATATTAATATTGGGGGTTTTAGGTATTACAACTCTGCCCACCACCCAATATCCAGAAATAGCTCCACCAACGGTACAGGTTTCTGCAAATTATCCTGGGGCTAATGCGGCAACTGTTCTTGAAAGTGTAATTGTTCCTATTGAAGAACAAATTAATGGAGTAGAAGGAATGACCTACATTACTTCTACCGCAAGTAACAATGGTAGCGCTAGCATTAATGTGTTTTTTGATCAGGATGTAGATCCGGATATTGCAGCAGTTAACGTTCAAAACCGTGTGGCTCGCGCAAGTTCATTATTGCCATCAGAAGTAACGCAATCTGGCGTAATAACTCAAAAACAACAAACGAGTGCCTTAATGTTCCTTACAGTATATTCGGAAAATGAAAATTACGACGGCACTTATATTCAAAACTATCTAAACATTAATGTTCTTCCAGAACTAAAAAGAATTAATGGAGTTGGTGGTGTTAATGTATTTGGTGGTAAAGATTACGCAATGCGTATATGGTTAAAACCAGAGAAATTAGCTGCATACAACCTAGAACCTGCAGATATTACTGCAGCTATCCGTGAACAGAGTAGAGAGGCTGCAGCTGGTTCCTTAGGACAAAATAATGCAGAATCTTTTGAATACGTTTTAACTTACAGTGGTAGATATAAAGAAGCTTCACAATATGAAGATATCGTAATTAAATCATTGGGCAGTGGTAAGTTTCTTACCCTAAAAGATGTAGCCGATGTAGAATTAGATGCACAAAACTATGGCTCCATTTCATTTACAAATGGAAACCCAGGCGTTAGTATGGCAATTTATCAAACAGCAGGATCTAATGCTCAAGAAATTATCCGTACAGTTCATGAGAAGTTCAAAGTAATGGAAAAAGATTTTCCAAAAGGAGTAAAATATATTGTAAACTTCGATTCTAATGAGTTTCTAGAAGCTTCGATAAGTAAAGTAATTACCACATTAATTGAAGCATTTTTATTAGTGTTTTTAGTAGTGTTTATCTTCTTACAGGATTTTCGTTCTACATTAATTCCTGCAATTGCAGTTCCTGTATCTATTATTGGAACTTTCTTTTTTCTCAATTTGTTTGGTTACTCAATCAATCTACTTACACTGTTTGCACTTGTTTTAGCAATTGGTATTGTAGTAGATGATGCAATTGTAGTTGTAGAGGCGGTACATGCTAAACTTGAAGAAGGGGCCCAATCTGCACTAAAAGCAACGCATTCGGCAATGGATGATATTACGGGCGCTATTATATCAATTACTTTGGTTATGGCGGCTGTGTTTATACCTGTAACTTTTATTACCGGACCAACAGGTGTATTTTACGAACAATTTGGCGTTACTCTTATTGTGGCAATTATAATTTCTGCGGTAAACGCGTTAACACTGAGTCCGGCATTGTGTGCTATTTTTCTAAAAACCCACGATGAAGAAGTTAAAAAGAAAAATTTATTAGGTCGTTTTTTCAGTAAATTCAATACTGCATTTACAGTAACAACTAATAAATACGTTAGATCATTAGGTTTTTTATATAAACACAAATGGATTAGTGGTGCTTTCCTTATTTTATGTGTAGTCGGAATTGTTTGGGCCTCCAATACTACGCCCACAGGCTTTGTTCCAGACGAAGATAGAGGACTTATTTTTGCGAATATTGAGCTTCCAGCTGGTGCTTCATTAGACCGAACTGTTGGAGTAACTAAAGAATTACAAGAAAAAATTAAGAATGTTCCCGGAATTAGAGATATTTCGTTAGTAAATGGTTTTAGTATTATAAGTGGTTCGGGAAGTAACTACGGTATTGGGTTTATTAAATTAGATAATTGGTCTGAAAGAAAAGAGGATAGTAAATCGGTAGAAGCTATTACCGGCCAACTATTCGGAATTGCTGCAAGTATTCCGGACGCAAAAATTTTATTTTTCCAACCTCCAAGTGTTCCAGGATTTGGAATATCTTCAGGGTTCGAGATGAAAGTTTTAGATAGAACGGGCGGTAGCTTTAACGACCTGAGTGCGGCAACCCAAACCTATCTGCAAGAATTAATGCAACGGCCGGAAATTATGTATGCCCAGTCTTCATTTAATACCGATTATCCCCAATACGAAATAGATGTAGATATTACTAAAACAAAAGAAGCCGGAATAAGTGTAAGTTCCATTCTTACAACCTTGCAAGGCTATATAGGAAGTATTTACGCAGCAGACTTTTCTCGATACGGAAAACAATACCGTGTTTTTGTACAAGCATTGCCAGAAGATAGAACTTCTGTTGAAAGTTTAAATCAAATGTTTGTTCGTAACGCTATGGGCGAAATGGCTCCTATTACCGAATTCATTTCTTTAAAAAGAGTTTACGGGCCCCAATCGGTAACCAGATTTAACTTGTTTAACTCTGCAAGCGTAAACGGTGCAGCAGCACCAGGATATTCTTCGGGAGATGCTATTAAAGCAGTGCAGGAAGTTAGTAAAAACTTACCTCAAGAATACACCGTGGCATTTTCAGGACTTACGCGTGAAGAAATATCATCCGGGAGTCAAACCACCTTTATTTTTATTTTGGTTTTACTATTTGTGTACTTTATCCTAGCGGCGCAATACGAAAGTTTCTTAATTCCATTTTCAGTAATATTCTCTGTGCCAGTTGGGGTTTTTGGAGCCTATATTGTTACTAAATTTGCGGGATTGGAAAATAATGTTTACTTCCAAATCGCGTTGATAATGCTCATTGGGCTACTCGCCAAAAACGCTATTCTTATTGTAGAATTTGCCCTTCAAAGACGCAGAACAGGACTCTCTAGAATGAATTCAGCTTTTGAAGGTGCCAAAGCAAGACTTCGCCCAATTTTAATGACGTCTTTTGCTTTTATCGTGGGTCTTTTACCACTTGTATTTGCCTCAGGTATCGGTGCTCGTGGAAACAATGCAATTGGTACCGGAGCCGTTGGAGGATTATTAATAGGAACCATTTTTGGAGTATTTGTT